A portion of the Acanthopagrus latus isolate v.2019 chromosome 21, fAcaLat1.1, whole genome shotgun sequence genome contains these proteins:
- the LOC119010566 gene encoding putative uncharacterized protein DDB_G0281733: MSVEDSGSDFLSDESDYEAEEKLDDGETDVEEFSYAAMVRLHHNLINFQNIYIYNINAVIAIERYTVDQARTNSFISGLLSEMDVSDDHFFLISIEDLNEPYEDEDSILSSSSSSSSSSSSSSSSSSTSSSSSSSDAEEGRSDVDHR; this comes from the exons atgtctgtggaAGACTCTGGCTCAGACTTCCTGTCAGATGAGAGCGACTACGAGGCTGAGGAGAAACTGGATGATGGTGAAACAGATGTAGAGGAGTTCAGTTACGCAGCGATGGTCCGCCTGCACCACAATCTAATCAACTTTCAAAACATCTACATCTACAACATCAACGCAGTGATAGCCATAGAG cGGTACACTGTGGACCAGGCTAGGACAAACAGTTTCATCAGCGGTTTGCTTTCAGAGATGGATGTCAGCGACGACCATTTCTTCCTGATCTCCATTGAAGATTTGAACGAGCCGTATGAAGATGAGGACTCCATCTTGTCATCATCGTCCTCCagctcatcttcttcttcctccagctcgTCATCTTCTTCCACCagctcgtcttcttcttcctcagacgCTGAAGAAGGACGGAGTGATGTAGACCATCGGTGA